A genomic window from Microbacterium sp. H1-D42 includes:
- a CDS encoding glutamyl-tRNA reductase, protein MLLCVTASHKTASFELLERLSRNPEIVAPSLMDAGAQGAVVLATCNRFEAYVDTAELDHGTGLDHDAVVDAVAQATGIPASDLDGSYRVVDDRHVAEHLFAVASGLESVVSGEGEIAGQVRRALSDAREQGTTSSELERLFQRASQAQRKVKNVTALHRAGRSLVRLSLELADSRIADWSAERVLLVGTGAYAAVTLATLRERGAVDISVYSPSGRAELFAKKHGLRAVSDYAAVAQHSTLLITCTTATDPVLGPDQLSRLSNAAGAGCPMGASTAPGAPHSQLVIDLGMPRNVDPEVAHLEGVTLLDLETIRLHAPLEELQATDAARDVVREAAESFHVDGSRQSVAPAVVAFRTHIFGLLETEIDRARRRGDEDGLVEQAMRHLAGVLLHTPTARAHELAAEGRGHEFTAALETLYGLAGEAPDASLAASDSAIA, encoded by the coding sequence GTGCTGCTCTGCGTCACGGCCAGTCATAAGACCGCCTCCTTCGAACTGCTGGAACGTCTCAGCCGCAACCCCGAAATCGTCGCGCCGAGCCTGATGGATGCCGGCGCGCAGGGCGCAGTGGTGCTCGCGACGTGCAACCGCTTCGAGGCGTACGTCGATACCGCGGAGCTCGACCACGGCACTGGGCTCGATCACGACGCAGTGGTGGATGCTGTCGCACAGGCCACCGGCATCCCGGCATCCGATCTCGACGGCTCGTACCGCGTCGTCGACGACCGACACGTCGCCGAGCACCTGTTCGCCGTCGCGTCCGGACTGGAGTCGGTCGTGTCGGGCGAGGGCGAGATCGCTGGTCAAGTGCGTCGTGCGCTGTCGGATGCCCGCGAGCAGGGCACCACATCGTCCGAACTGGAGCGACTGTTCCAACGGGCCAGTCAAGCTCAGCGCAAGGTGAAGAACGTCACCGCCCTGCACCGCGCCGGCCGCTCTCTTGTGCGCCTCTCGCTCGAACTCGCCGACAGCCGCATCGCGGACTGGTCGGCCGAGCGCGTGCTGCTGGTCGGCACCGGGGCGTACGCAGCCGTGACGCTGGCGACGCTGCGCGAGCGCGGCGCCGTCGACATCTCGGTGTACTCGCCCTCGGGGCGCGCCGAGCTGTTCGCGAAGAAGCACGGACTGCGCGCGGTCTCGGACTACGCGGCCGTCGCGCAGCACTCCACACTGCTGATCACCTGCACGACCGCGACCGATCCGGTGCTCGGTCCAGACCAGCTGTCGCGTCTGTCGAATGCGGCCGGCGCCGGATGCCCGATGGGCGCCTCGACAGCGCCGGGCGCTCCGCACTCGCAGCTCGTGATCGACCTCGGGATGCCCCGCAACGTCGACCCTGAGGTGGCGCACCTCGAAGGCGTGACGCTGCTGGATCTGGAGACGATCCGGCTGCACGCCCCGCTGGAGGAGCTGCAGGCCACCGACGCCGCACGCGACGTGGTGCGCGAGGCGGCCGAGAGCTTCCACGTCGACGGCTCGCGGCAGAGCGTGGCACCGGCGGTGGTGGCTTTCCGAACCCACATCTTCGGACTGCTCGAGACCGAGATCGACCGCGCCCGTCGCCGCGGTGATGAGGACGGACTGGTCGAGCAGGCGATGCGCCACCTGGCCGGCGTGCTGCTGCACACCCCCACGGCACGGGCGCACGAGCTCGCCGCAGAAGGCCGCGGGCACGAGTTCACCGCCGCGCTGGAGACCCTGTACGGGCTGGCCGGCGAAGCTCCGGATGCCAGCCTGGCAGCATCCGACAGCGCAATCGCCTGA
- a CDS encoding C2 family cysteine protease gives MGHEYVEGGTAGEAVGVGEQIRTMTSEPSTVASNAQKMEDYGSLMGTVSAQLQQLVEADLTQWAVSGAAVDKLRSSIGESAQLLAVAGAIYWPIGAALSRYGQAAEGCQDDLNGLAVSCKLAWTQYQAAVDTARNATAPDPAAEDFDQENADYEQVLKSAENARSAWGQVSTQWNNRFVGWRDEYDQAVAALAAPALDEIRKGDRIPAVGDPALFPNGIPGSGDVTQGSIGDCYLLAALAGIANADPEKIMDMITMNADGSYTVHFADGDVVVTADQISDTDQALWVRIFEGAYENRIGYEDLNDGGWAREVMQDIYGEDADVKDQDSGFWDFLTGGNDIADSYDEIDAALDDGLPVVASAQNGQLGFDGGGHALTVLNTYEQDGQQVIVLRNPWGHNSGHEDAIRAAGGELTEPPDGTFTMTMEEFTKSFNVVEVGNR, from the coding sequence ATGGGGCACGAGTACGTGGAGGGTGGCACGGCCGGCGAGGCGGTCGGCGTCGGCGAGCAGATCCGCACGATGACCAGCGAGCCTTCGACGGTCGCTTCGAACGCGCAGAAGATGGAGGACTACGGCAGCCTGATGGGCACCGTCAGCGCCCAATTGCAACAGCTCGTCGAGGCGGACCTCACCCAATGGGCCGTCTCCGGCGCCGCGGTCGACAAGCTTCGATCGTCGATCGGCGAGAGCGCGCAGCTGCTGGCCGTCGCCGGCGCGATCTACTGGCCGATCGGCGCAGCGCTGAGCCGCTATGGACAGGCCGCCGAGGGGTGCCAGGACGACCTCAACGGGCTTGCCGTCTCCTGCAAGCTGGCCTGGACCCAGTACCAGGCGGCAGTCGACACGGCGCGCAACGCGACCGCACCAGACCCCGCTGCCGAGGACTTCGACCAGGAGAACGCGGACTATGAGCAGGTCCTGAAGTCGGCCGAGAACGCGCGCAGCGCGTGGGGCCAGGTCTCGACGCAGTGGAACAACCGCTTCGTCGGGTGGCGCGACGAATACGACCAGGCCGTGGCGGCACTCGCCGCTCCTGCGCTCGATGAGATCCGCAAGGGCGACAGAATTCCGGCTGTGGGAGACCCTGCGCTGTTCCCGAACGGGATACCGGGCTCGGGGGATGTGACTCAGGGCAGTATCGGCGACTGCTATCTGCTCGCGGCCCTCGCCGGCATCGCGAACGCCGACCCCGAAAAGATCATGGACATGATCACCATGAACGCCGACGGCTCGTACACCGTGCACTTCGCGGATGGCGATGTCGTCGTGACAGCGGACCAGATCTCTGACACCGATCAGGCGCTGTGGGTGCGCATCTTCGAGGGCGCCTACGAGAACCGGATCGGGTACGAGGACCTCAACGACGGCGGCTGGGCGCGCGAGGTCATGCAGGACATCTACGGCGAGGATGCCGACGTCAAGGACCAGGACTCGGGCTTCTGGGACTTCCTCACCGGCGGAAACGACATCGCCGACAGCTACGACGAGATCGACGCCGCGCTGGACGACGGTCTCCCCGTCGTCGCGAGCGCGCAGAACGGTCAACTCGGCTTCGACGGCGGCGGGCACGCCCTCACGGTGCTCAACACCTATGAGCAGGACGGTCAGCAGGTGATCGTGCTCCGCAACCCGTGGGGGCACAACAGCGGCCACGAAGACGCCATCCGCGCTGCCGGCGGCGAGCTGACCGAACCGCCGGACGGCACCTTCACCATGACAATGGAAGAGTTCACCAAGTCGTTCAACGTCGTGGAGGTCGGAAACAGATGA
- the hemE gene encoding uroporphyrinogen decarboxylase, whose translation MSDLLRALAGETPERTPVWFMRQAGRSLPEYRELRVGTRMLDACLTPDLAAEITLQPVRRHGVDAAVFFSDIVIPLRLAGVDVVIEPGRGPVFANPVRTAADVARITAIDPADLDGTAIAEAVRITVAELGDTPLIGFAGAPFTLAAYLIEGGPSKEHLRARAMMHADPDSWNALAGWLARISRRFLEIQRDAGASVVQLFDSWAGSLSPTDYRTHIAPHSHAALEGIGLPSIHFGVGTGPFLADMRLGGIADAVGVDWRMPLDEAIRVLGPDVAVQGNIDPALLQAPWPVLEAHVLDVIERGRGAKGHVLNLGHGVPPETDPDQLTRIVRLAHGEL comes from the coding sequence ATGAGTGATCTGCTGCGTGCCCTTGCCGGTGAGACCCCCGAGCGCACCCCGGTCTGGTTCATGCGTCAGGCCGGACGTTCGCTGCCCGAATACCGCGAGCTGCGCGTGGGAACGCGGATGCTGGATGCCTGCCTCACCCCTGACCTCGCCGCTGAGATCACCCTGCAGCCCGTGCGCCGACACGGCGTCGACGCCGCCGTGTTCTTCAGCGACATCGTCATCCCGCTGCGGCTCGCAGGCGTGGACGTCGTGATCGAACCGGGGCGCGGTCCGGTGTTCGCGAACCCGGTGCGCACGGCAGCCGACGTCGCCCGCATCACCGCAATCGACCCGGCAGACCTCGATGGCACTGCCATCGCGGAAGCCGTGCGGATCACCGTCGCCGAGCTCGGCGACACGCCGCTGATCGGCTTCGCCGGCGCGCCGTTCACCCTCGCGGCCTATCTGATCGAGGGCGGCCCGTCGAAGGAGCACCTTCGCGCCAGGGCGATGATGCACGCCGACCCCGATTCGTGGAACGCGCTCGCCGGGTGGCTGGCGCGCATCTCGCGTCGGTTCCTCGAGATCCAGCGTGACGCCGGCGCCTCTGTCGTGCAGCTCTTCGACTCGTGGGCCGGCTCCCTCAGCCCGACGGACTACCGCACGCACATCGCCCCGCACTCGCATGCCGCACTGGAGGGGATCGGCCTGCCCAGCATCCACTTCGGTGTCGGCACCGGTCCGTTCCTCGCGGACATGCGGCTCGGTGGCATCGCGGACGCCGTCGGCGTCGACTGGCGGATGCCGCTCGACGAGGCGATCCGCGTGCTCGGCCCTGACGTCGCCGTGCAGGGCAACATCGACCCCGCGCTGCTGCAGGCGCCATGGCCGGTGCTCGAGGCGCACGTCCTGGATGTCATCGAGCGCGGACGCGGTGCCAAGGGGCACGTGCTGAACCTCGGCCACGGCGTGCCGCCCGAGACCGACCCCGACCAGCTCACCCGCATCGTCCGCCTCGCCCACGGCGAGCTCTGA
- a CDS encoding winged helix-turn-helix transcriptional regulator yields the protein MVIESGGIHEPRMHEICGHDPAEAEVFRSILSRIGDKWSMMLIGMLHEGPRRFTELKNMTPGISARMLTHTLRQLERDGLVEREMFAEIPPRVEYRSTPLGKSLAEPVLAVAEWASANQAGISENRDRYDAAL from the coding sequence ATGGTGATCGAGAGCGGCGGGATCCACGAACCGCGCATGCATGAGATCTGCGGTCATGATCCGGCCGAGGCCGAGGTCTTCCGCTCGATCCTGTCTCGCATCGGCGACAAGTGGAGCATGATGCTCATCGGCATGCTTCACGAGGGCCCGCGACGCTTCACCGAGCTCAAGAACATGACGCCGGGGATCTCCGCACGCATGCTGACGCACACCCTGCGTCAGCTCGAGCGCGACGGTCTGGTCGAGCGCGAGATGTTCGCCGAGATCCCGCCGCGTGTCGAGTACCGTTCGACACCGCTCGGCAAGAGTCTCGCCGAGCCCGTGCTCGCAGTCGCCGAATGGGCCTCTGCCAACCAGGCCGGGATCAGCGAGAACCGCGACCGATACGACGCCGCGCTCTAG
- a CDS encoding MDR family MFS transporter, which yields MTGTTMTTTAPKRANRGTGVIWLLLGAAFVTMLNETVMSVALPHLVADLDITLSTAQWTTTAFMLTMAVVIPTTGWVLQRFTTRQVFLFAMTAFTIGTVIGALAPDFSVLLFARVVQAVGTAMMMPLLMTTIMNVVPAHERGRFMGRITIVMAVAPALGPALSGFILSTLSWHFLFWTILPVAIIMAAVGALLLKNVGERSRTPLDVPSLPLAAIGFGGLVYGISTVGGGPEAPVTAGIVALLAGVIGLAMFVWRQIALQRTERALLDLRTFRSRSFSLAAGLIVVMMAAMFGAIILLPLYLQNVLRVDAATTGLLLLPGGLVMGVVAPLVGRLFDKYGPRPLVIPGAIFVSAVLWAMTFVDEQTPPAVAALALVGISLGVSFMMTPLMTSALGSLGPSLYSHGSAIVGTVQQVAGAIGTTLFVSVLAFGTAQAAGSGVADVAAQAHGVSFAFTVGAALSLIAVVGSFFVRGAAPVASAPEKAALAA from the coding sequence ATGACCGGAACCACCATGACCACCACGGCGCCGAAGCGCGCGAACCGCGGCACCGGCGTGATCTGGCTGCTGCTCGGAGCCGCGTTCGTGACGATGCTCAACGAGACCGTGATGAGCGTCGCCCTTCCGCACCTCGTCGCCGACCTCGACATCACGCTCTCCACCGCACAGTGGACGACGACGGCGTTCATGCTGACCATGGCGGTCGTCATCCCCACCACAGGATGGGTGCTGCAGCGATTCACCACCCGGCAGGTATTCCTGTTCGCGATGACGGCGTTCACGATCGGTACCGTGATCGGTGCGCTCGCACCGGACTTCTCGGTGCTGCTGTTCGCCCGTGTCGTGCAGGCCGTCGGCACCGCGATGATGATGCCGCTGCTGATGACGACGATCATGAACGTCGTGCCGGCGCACGAGCGCGGTCGCTTCATGGGCCGAATCACGATCGTGATGGCCGTCGCACCCGCGCTCGGCCCTGCACTGTCGGGATTCATCCTGAGCACGCTGTCGTGGCACTTCCTGTTCTGGACGATCCTCCCCGTCGCGATCATCATGGCGGCCGTCGGCGCACTGCTGCTGAAGAACGTCGGCGAGCGCAGCAGGACACCACTGGACGTGCCGTCACTGCCGCTGGCCGCGATCGGCTTCGGCGGACTCGTGTACGGCATCAGCACTGTGGGCGGCGGCCCTGAGGCCCCAGTCACGGCTGGCATCGTCGCACTGCTGGCCGGAGTTATCGGTCTGGCGATGTTCGTGTGGCGTCAGATCGCACTGCAGCGCACCGAACGGGCTCTGCTCGATCTGCGCACCTTCCGCTCGCGCTCGTTCTCGCTCGCAGCCGGCCTCATCGTCGTGATGATGGCAGCCATGTTCGGAGCCATCATCCTGCTGCCGCTCTACCTGCAGAACGTGCTGCGCGTCGACGCCGCCACGACCGGGCTCCTGCTGCTGCCCGGCGGGCTGGTGATGGGGGTCGTCGCACCGCTCGTCGGCCGCCTGTTCGACAAGTACGGACCGCGTCCGCTGGTGATCCCTGGGGCGATCTTCGTCTCGGCGGTGCTGTGGGCGATGACCTTCGTCGATGAGCAGACGCCGCCGGCGGTCGCCGCACTGGCTCTGGTGGGCATCTCACTCGGAGTCTCGTTCATGATGACCCCGCTGATGACCTCGGCCCTGGGTTCGCTCGGACCCAGCCTGTATTCGCACGGGTCGGCGATCGTCGGCACCGTGCAGCAGGTGGCCGGAGCGATCGGGACGACTCTCTTCGTCAGCGTGCTGGCGTTCGGCACCGCGCAGGCGGCGGGTTCCGGCGTGGCCGACGTCGCCGCCCAGGCACACGGCGTGTCGTTCGCCTTCACTGTCGGCGCCGCACTGTCTTTGATCGCCGTCGTCGGGAGCTTCTTCGTCCGCGGCGCGGCGCCAGTGGCATCCGCTCCTGAGAAGGCGGCACTCGCCGCCTGA
- a CDS encoding DoxX family protein: protein MLVLTIITWTLSGLLALANLMAGSMKIIQPHGGKRPMPTLDDYSAAQVRWIGIAEVTAAVGLILPALTGTLTFLTPLAALGIAIIQFLAIFAHRKHNESFTPNLVMMLVALAIVVLRLIGA from the coding sequence ATGCTCGTACTCACGATCATCACCTGGACGCTCTCCGGCCTCCTCGCACTCGCCAACCTCATGGCCGGAAGCATGAAGATCATTCAGCCGCACGGCGGGAAGCGCCCCATGCCGACCCTCGACGACTACAGCGCCGCTCAAGTGCGCTGGATCGGCATCGCCGAGGTCACCGCCGCCGTCGGGCTGATCCTGCCCGCGCTGACCGGCACCCTGACCTTCCTCACTCCGCTCGCGGCCCTGGGCATCGCGATCATCCAGTTCCTCGCGATCTTCGCCCACCGCAAGCACAACGAGTCCTTCACCCCCAACCTGGTGATGATGCTCGTCGCGCTGGCGATCGTCGTGCTGCGCTTGATCGGGGCGTGA
- the arr gene encoding NAD(+)--rifampin ADP-ribosyltransferase: MTEILDEGPFFHGTKAALQVGGLFTAGFPSNYRPEILMNHIYFTALRDGAGLAAELAAGDGDPHVYLVEPTGEFENDPNVTDKKFPGNPTRSYRSREPLRVVAEVHDWTRLTPEALQTWRDRLAEVAANRGEIIN; encoded by the coding sequence ATGACCGAGATCCTGGATGAGGGCCCGTTCTTCCACGGCACGAAAGCCGCACTGCAGGTCGGGGGCCTGTTCACGGCCGGATTCCCGTCGAACTATCGACCCGAGATCCTGATGAACCACATCTACTTCACCGCGCTGCGCGACGGTGCGGGGCTCGCAGCAGAGCTCGCGGCGGGCGACGGCGACCCGCACGTGTATCTGGTCGAGCCGACCGGTGAGTTCGAGAACGACCCGAACGTCACCGACAAGAAGTTCCCCGGCAACCCCACCCGCTCCTATCGCAGCAGAGAGCCGCTGCGGGTCGTCGCCGAGGTGCACGACTGGACCAGGCTGACGCCGGAGGCGCTGCAGACGTGGCGCGATCGCCTCGCCGAGGTCGCGGCGAACCGCGGTGAGATCATCAACTAG